In Triticum aestivum cultivar Chinese Spring chromosome 5B, IWGSC CS RefSeq v2.1, whole genome shotgun sequence, the following proteins share a genomic window:
- the LOC123112776 gene encoding protein LEAD-SENSITIVE 1, producing the protein MGLLSNRVERSEVRPGDHIYTWRAVYAYSHHGIYVGGSKVVHFTRKKEVETSNSSNSISGLISRASSECPTFPDCGFQLADSGVVLTCLDCFLGNGSLYCFEYGVPPAIFLAKFRGGTCTIAQSDPSEVVVRRAMHLLQNGFGNYDIFEKNCEDFALYCKTGLVPVDEAGIGVSGQASSAIGVPLAALLSTPFKIFAAGPLGMATVTAGMYCAGRYITDIGVRKDVAKVEVENLSSHLGFRRVEDAESVNRSSDKVKKLLPLKRKRER; encoded by the exons atggggctGCTGTCGAACCGGGTGGAGCGGTCGGAGGTCAGGCCCGGCGACCACATCTACACCTGGAGGGCCGTCTACGCCTACTCCCACCACG GTATTTATGTTGGAGGGAGCAAAGTGGTTCATTTTACACGAAAGAAGGAAGTTGAAACTTCCAATTCATCCAACTCCATCTCTGGCCTGATCTCACGGGCTTCATCAGAGTGCCCAACATTCCCAGACTGTGGTTTTCAGCTGGCCGATAGTGGCGTCGTGCTCACCTGCTTGGATTGCTTTCTTGGGAATGGCTCCCTCTACTGCTTCGAGTACGGAGTGCCACCTGCAATTTTCCTTGCAAAATTTCGTGGGGGAACCTGCACCATTGCCCAATCAGACCCATCGGAGGTTGTGGTCCGGAGAGCTATGCACTTGCTTCAGAATGGGTTTGGCAATTACGACATATTCGAGAAGAATTGCGAGGACTTTGCGCTCTACTGCAAGACTGGACTTGTACCCGTGGATGAGGCTGGCATTGGGGTGAGCGGGCAAGCATCTTCCGCCATTGGCGTGCCACTGGCAGCTCTTCTGTCCACCCCGTTCAAGATTTTCGCTGCCGGTCCACTTGGAATGGCCACCGTCACAGCCGGGATGTACTGTGCCGGTAGATACATCACTGACATAGGAGTAAGAAAGGATGTCGCGAAAGTCGAAGTGGAGAACTTGTCGTCGCACCTTGGCTTCCGCCGCGTAGAAGATGCAGAATCGGTGAACAGAAGCTCAGACAAAGTGAAGAAGCTGCTCCCGTTGAAGAGAAAGCGCGAGAGGTGA